taagggagtactgtacagaATGCGTATAAAAAGgggtataaaagtgtgtggttaggggttttacggccttaaaacgtGTATAacaattgtaaaactcacttcgcggatttcgtttattgtgggggttttttagaacgtatcccacgcgataaacgagggaccactgtatatagtAATTTAACAATGAGCGTTGCATAGTTGTGTGTTATGGGGAATTATTTGTCTCTTGTATCTACAGGCAAACCAATTTCTCCGGGCCCACTGAACAGCTCTGCCAAGAAACAAAGGAGAGTCCTGGAGACTATGGTCACCAGTGAGGGTATGTGTGGTTTGAAACGTGGATGCAACTTGTAGGATGAAAAAAGTGTCTATGTACAGTGTTCAGATTTCCATTTGCTTGTGTCTTGTGTAGCCAACTCCCATGTGGGTCTTGACGACTTTGTTGAGATGACTAAGAAGTACGCTCAGGGTATCGCACCTTCACCAGTCATGGCcgcagcaggaggaggtgacgacgacgatgacgatgatgtaGTAGTGAAACATCCTGATGATCTGCCCTTACACCAAAAGGTAGGAAGCTCTCAGACTTTCTAAGGATGTGCATTTCTTGTATTCTGGGACCGTGCTGATGTACTGACACTgtcctctcttttgtttcccCCAGCTGCTGAAGTTCCCTCTGTATGCTTTGCTGGAGATCAAGGAGCACCTTATCGACTGGGCGTCACGGGCTGGCATGCAGTGGCTCA
This genomic stretch from Larimichthys crocea isolate SSNF unplaced genomic scaffold, L_crocea_2.0 scaffold41193, whole genome shotgun sequence harbors:
- the LOC113745074 gene encoding wolframin-like — protein: MVTSEANSHVGLDDFVEMTKKYAQGIAPSPVMAAAGGGDDDDDDDVVVKHPDDLPLHQKLLKFPLYALLEIKEHLIDWASRAGMQWLSTLIPTHHVNALIFFFIISNLTIDFFIFLIPLLVFYLSFFSMVICTLRVFQ